Proteins from a genomic interval of Pelodiscus sinensis isolate JC-2024 unplaced genomic scaffold, ASM4963464v1 ctg37, whole genome shotgun sequence:
- the LOC142824037 gene encoding butyrophilin subfamily 1 member A1-like yields MTGAGVQPSDLDVTPCALLPSTVTLDPDTANPRLILSGDGKRVRWADTEQPLPDNPERFDPVSCVLGREGFTSGRHCWEVEVGDGRDWAVGVARESVSRKGGISFSPEGGIWAVQRWGGQFQALTSPETPLPLSSPRRIRVCLDCDLGQVTFIDAGAKAPIFTFPPGFLPGERIRPWLRVWLGSLLSLCP; encoded by the exons ATGACAGGTGCTGGGGTCCAGCCGTCAGATCTGGATGTAACTccatgtgcattgctgccat CgactgtgactctggatccagacacggcgaATCCCCGACTCATCCTGTCTGGggatgggaaacgtgtgagatggGCAGACACAGAGCAGCCACTGCCCGACAACCCGGAGAGATTTGACCCTGTGTCCTGTGTGCTGGGCCGTGAGGGGTTCACGTCggggagacattgctgggaggtggaggtgggggatgggcgagactgggctgtgggggtggccagagagtctgtgagcaggaagggagggatcAGTTTTAGCCCTGagggggggatctgggctgtgcaGCGGTGGGGGGGTCAGTTCCAGGCTCTCACCTCCCCTGAGACCCCCCTGCCCCTGAGCTCCCCCCgcaggatccgggtttgtctggactgtgacctggggcaggtgacatttatcgatgctggTGCCAaggccccgatcttcactttcccgccgggcttcctccctggggagagaatccgaccctggctCCGGGTGTGGCTGGGATCCCTGCTCAGCCTGTGCCCCTGA